A genomic segment from Arcobacter acticola encodes:
- a CDS encoding class I SAM-dependent methyltransferase yields MAKKDEIKWNKKYQETPSLLEERRPSEKLIEIIQKVKGKKALDVASGTGRNSVYLAANGFEVDALDISQVALDSLKSKGFENISCKLVDLDEYEVPENSYDFIVMTNFLDRNIIVKLSNALKNDGILFIETYMHDIINEKPSSNPDFLLKKDELKTFFDDAFEVLDYDEFLNEENELYRMKKQSIAIRKL; encoded by the coding sequence ATGGCAAAAAAAGATGAAATAAAATGGAATAAAAAATATCAAGAAACTCCTTCTTTACTTGAAGAGAGGAGACCTAGTGAAAAATTGATTGAAATAATACAAAAAGTAAAAGGCAAAAAAGCTCTTGATGTAGCAAGTGGAACTGGAAGAAACTCTGTTTATTTAGCAGCTAATGGCTTTGAAGTTGATGCTTTGGATATTTCGCAAGTGGCTCTTGATTCACTTAAAAGCAAAGGATTTGAAAATATTTCTTGTAAACTTGTAGATTTAGATGAATATGAAGTGCCTGAAAATTCCTATGACTTTATAGTTATGACAAATTTTTTAGATAGAAATATTATTGTTAAACTCTCAAATGCTCTTAAAAATGATGGAATTTTATTTATTGAAACATACATGCATGATATTATAAATGAAAAACCTTCTTCAAATCCAGATTTTTTATTAAAAAAAGATGAACTAAAAACTTTTTTTGATGATGCTTTTGAAGTTTTGGATTATGATGAATTTTTAAATGAAGAGAATGAACTATATAGAATGAAAAAGCAATCAATTGCAATTAGAAAATTGTAA
- a CDS encoding HAD family hydrolase — translation MEIENYENIQLIIFDCDGVLIDSEIISAKVISMQFNKLGIYIDTQYVQKHFIGQSYLKVKGHVLKNFNIQLADNFEEEYRVELLKVFDKELKIIPGIEDILKQLNIKKCVATSSSKTRATSSLKTVGIYEYLKDNIFSAYNLGDKGKPAPDIYLNSAKKFNIEPQNVLVIEDSLVGIEGAKKAGMKTWHFIGASHLITWDRNHQYSYEPDFVFDDMNKFFDYLPHLSINNKKEEQS, via the coding sequence ATCATAAGTGCAAAAGTAATATCTATGCAATTTAATAAACTAGGAATTTACATAGATACACAATATGTACAAAAACATTTTATTGGACAATCATATTTAAAGGTAAAAGGCCATGTTCTTAAAAATTTCAATATTCAGTTAGCAGATAATTTTGAAGAAGAATACAGAGTTGAATTACTAAAAGTATTTGATAAAGAATTAAAAATTATACCTGGAATTGAAGATATTTTAAAACAATTAAATATCAAAAAATGTGTTGCAACAAGTAGTAGTAAAACCCGAGCAACTAGTTCATTAAAAACAGTTGGTATATATGAGTATTTAAAAGATAATATTTTTAGTGCATATAATTTAGGAGATAAAGGCAAACCAGCTCCTGATATATATTTAAATTCTGCAAAAAAATTTAATATTGAACCTCAAAATGTATTAGTAATAGAAGATAGTCTAGTAGGAATTGAAGGTGCTAAAAAAGCTGGTATGAAAACTTGGCATTTTATAGGAGCTAGTCATTTAATAACTTGGGATAGAAATCATCAATACTCTTATGAACCTGATTTTGTATTTGATGATATGAATAAGTTTTTTGACTATTTACCTCATTTATCAATAAATAATAAGAAAGAAGAGCAATCATGA
- a CDS encoding sugar-binding transcriptional regulator, whose amino-acid sequence MIYKKGDKYDLAARAGWLYYVAGYNQEEIANEFGISRQSAQRMVSLSVSEKLIKVRLDHPIASCMKLASELKKKYSLKECEVIPSVTQEISTNVGLGQAGAQILEKYLESKEPLIIGLGTGKVLNMIANELSPINGSQHKLLSLVGNMANDGSASSHEVVSKIADKTNATYYPMPLPLIVKTEEERDLLHNQQSTKNILALSEKVDISFVGIGQIDGTAPMYKDNFITEEELNSLLEAKAVGEIIGWAFDINGNIIDGCTNKRLTSIPLKKNPEKLIIGIAAIQAKLTAIKAALEGKLINGLITNEMCAKALLA is encoded by the coding sequence ATGATATACAAAAAAGGTGATAAATATGATTTAGCAGCACGAGCAGGATGGCTTTATTATGTTGCTGGATACAATCAAGAAGAAATTGCAAATGAATTTGGTATTTCTAGACAATCAGCACAAAGAATGGTTTCATTATCAGTAAGTGAAAAACTTATAAAAGTAAGGCTTGATCATCCTATTGCTAGTTGCATGAAACTAGCATCTGAATTAAAAAAGAAATACTCTTTAAAAGAGTGTGAAGTAATTCCAAGTGTTACGCAAGAAATTAGTACAAATGTGGGCTTAGGACAAGCAGGGGCTCAAATATTAGAAAAATATTTAGAATCAAAAGAGCCATTAATTATAGGTTTAGGGACAGGAAAAGTTTTAAATATGATTGCAAATGAGCTATCACCTATAAATGGTTCTCAACATAAACTTCTATCTTTAGTTGGAAATATGGCAAATGATGGTTCGGCGTCTTCCCATGAAGTTGTTAGTAAAATTGCAGATAAAACAAATGCAACATACTATCCTATGCCTCTTCCTTTAATAGTTAAAACTGAAGAAGAACGAGATTTATTACATAATCAACAATCAACAAAGAATATTTTAGCCTTATCAGAAAAGGTTGATATTTCATTTGTAGGAATTGGGCAAATAGACGGTACTGCTCCTATGTATAAAGATAACTTTATCACTGAAGAAGAGTTAAACTCTTTATTAGAAGCAAAAGCAGTAGGTGAAATTATAGGTTGGGCCTTTGATATTAATGGAAATATAATAGATGGGTGTACAAATAAAAGATTAACAAGTATTCCTCTTAAAAAGAATCCTGAAAAATTAATAATAGGAATTGCAGCAATACAAGCAAAATTAACAGCAATAAAAGCAGCTTTAGAAGGTAAATTAATTAATGGCTTAATAACAAATGAGATGTGTGCAAAAGCTCTGTTAGCTTAG